A single Eulemur rufifrons isolate Redbay chromosome 9, OSU_ERuf_1, whole genome shotgun sequence DNA region contains:
- the TMEM238L gene encoding transmembrane protein 238-like — MLLGGPWGRCHVGRCVFFLILALLLDALGLVLLLLGIFAVLSYWDFFVYTGALILALSLVLWVIWYTLNIEVPPEKLDL; from the coding sequence ATGCTCCTGGGGGGCCCGTGGGGGAGATGCCATGTCGGGCGCTGCGTGTTCTTTCTCATCCTCGCGCTCCTGCTGGATGCCCTGGGACTGGTCCTCTTGCTGCTGGGGATATTCGCTGTGCTGAGTTACTGGGACTTCTTCGTCTACACGGGGGCCCTGATCCTGGCTCTCAGCCTGGTGCTCTGGGTCATCTGGTATACCCTCAACATCGAGGTGCCTCCTGAGAAACTGGACTTGTAG
- the PIRT gene encoding phosphoinositide-interacting protein translates to MNQGSDLVNTFRAGDLGSLGLLFLSDKTYPQQRDEGAPVTEGPVDGLQMRHRNRQLSETPHLNGPKDGKVEIRLDVINKEAVTMEALPKALEVDERCPEAKDLLPSQTASSLCVSSRSESVWTTAPRSNWEIYRKPIVIMSVGGAILLFGVVITCLAYTLSLGEKSFAALKMTGPAFLSLGLMMLVCGLVWVPIIKKKQKQRQKSSFFQNLKSFFQNR, encoded by the exons ATGAACCAGGGCAGTGACTTGGTGAACACCTTCCGGGCAGGGGACCTGGGCTCTcttggcctcctcttcctctcagaCAAAACCTATCCTCAGCAAA GAGATGAGGGAGCCCCAGTGACTGAGGGGCCTGTAGATGGGCTCCAGATGAGACACAGGAATAGGCAGTTGAGCGAGACTCCTCACCTAAACGGGCCTAAGGATGGGAAGGTGGAAATCCGCCTTGACGTAATTAACAAGGAGG CTGTGACGATGGAGGCTCTCCCCAAGGCCCTGGAGGTCGATGAGAGGTGTCCGGAAGCCAAGGACCTGCTGCCCAGCCAGACCGCCAGCTCCCTGTGCGTCAGCTCCAGAAGTGAGTCTGTCTGGACCACCGCCCCCAGGAGTAACTGGGAAATCTACCGCAAGCCCATCGTCATCATGTCCGTGGGCGGCGCCATCCTGCTCTTCGGCGTGGTCATCACCTGCTTGGCCTACACGCTGAGCCTGGGCGAGAAGAGCTTTGCGGCCCTCAAGATGACCGGGCCTGCGTTCCTGTCCCTGGGACTCATGATGCTGGTGTGTGGGCTGGTGTGGGTGCCCATcatcaaaaagaaacagaagcagagaCAGAAGTCAAGCTTCTTCCAGAACCTCAAGTCCTTCTTCCAGAATCGCTAA